In Euphorbia lathyris chromosome 9, ddEupLath1.1, whole genome shotgun sequence, the following are encoded in one genomic region:
- the LOC136206582 gene encoding oligopeptide transporter 1-like, with protein MVDGETVDVDEIHPSKDSKKFEQDGEEENDSPIEQVRLTVPITDDPELPCLTFRTWFLGIISCTLLAFANQFFVFRQNPLYISSVAAQIAVLPIGKFMAASLPDKVVRVPGTKWSFSLNPGPFNLKEHVLITIFANSGSNSVYAVNIIAIIIAFYHRKINPIAALLLTQTTQMLGYGWAGVFRKFLVDSPYMWWPANLVQVSLFRALHDDEKRPKGGLTRLQFFLVVLTSSFAYYIIPNYLFQSITALSFVCWIWKDSITAQQIGSGLSGLGIGSFALDWSTISSFLPSPLATPGFAVVNLLFGYIIILYIILPITYWTNSYEAKRFPIISPDVFDVAGSPYNVTHILNSTTFSFNEEAYNGYSKVHLSVFFVYAYGLSFALLAATLSHVIFFHGRTIWAQAKASFSDKFGDVHTRIMKKNYAVVPQWWFYTILIIVIGFAMLACEGFNRQLQLPYWGVLLAISLAFFFTLPIGVIQATTNQQPGLNVITELIIGYMYPGRPLANVTFKTYGYISMSQAIMFLSDFKLGHYMKIPPKSMFVVQLVGTVIASTTYFGTAWWLLHSVENICDRKKLPHGSPWTCPGDRVFYNASVIWGVVGPLRMFGSLGLYSKMNYFFLIGFLAPFVVWIFSRIFPEKKWIKLINIPVILSGTGAMPPARSVNYISWFAVALFFNFVVYHRYRKWWVRHNYILSAGLDAGVAFMAILCYFALQYQNILGPEWWGLDLDDHCPLASCPTAPGVVADGCPLLQ; from the exons ATGGTGGATGGTGAAACTGTTGATGTTGATGAGATTCATCCATCCAAAGATTCCAAGAAGTTTGAACAAG ATGGAGAAGAGGAGAACGATTCGCCGATAGAGCAAGTAAGGCTAACAGTTCCAATCACAGACGATCCAGAATTACCATGCTTGACTTTCCGAACATGGTTTTTAGGGATTATTTCTTGTACTCTTCTGGCATTTGCCAATCAGTTCTTCGTTTTCCGTCAGAATCCTCTTTACATATCATCAGTTGCAGCTCAGATCGCTGTGCTTCCAATCGGAAAATTCATGGCAGCATCTTTACCAGATAAAGTGGTTCGAGTACCCGGGACCAAATGGTCATTCTCGTTGAATCCAGGGCCTTTCAATTTGAAAGAGCATGTTCTCATCACCATATTTGCTAATTCAGGGTCTAATTCTGTTTATGCTGTAAACATAATTGCAATTATTATAGCATTCTATCACAGGAAGATTAATCCAATTGCAGCTTTGCTCTTAACACAAACTACCCAG ATGCTTGGATATGGATGGGCAGGAGTATTCAGAAAGTTTCTAGTAGATTCACCATACATGTGGTGGCCTGCTAATCTGGTTCAGGTTTCGCTCTTTCG AGCCTTGCACGATGACGAGAAAAGGCCAAAGGGAGGATTAACAAGGCTACAATTCTTCCTAGTAGTCCTCACATCAAGTTTCGCATACTACATCATCCCAAACTATCTTTTCCAGTCAATCACAGCCCTCTCCTTTGTATGTTGGATATGGAAAGACTCAATCACTGCCCAACAAATCGGTTCCGGTCTTTCCGGACTCGGAATCGGCTCATTCGCCTTAGATTGGTCAACCATATCAAGCTTCTTACCATCTCCATTAGCCACACCTGGTTTTGCAGTGGTCAACTTGTTGTTTGGTTACATAATTATCCTTTACATCATCCTCCCTATAACTTACTGGACAAATTCATACGAAGCCAAACGTTTCCCTATTATCTCGCCGGATGTGTTTGATGTTGCTGGATCGCCTTATAATGTCACCCATATTCTCAATTCCACAACCTTCTCTTTCAATGAGGAAGCATATAATGGATACAGTAAAGTCCATTTAAgtgttttctttgtttatgcTTATGGTCTCAGCTTTGCTCTTCTTGCTGCTACATTGTCTCATGTCATATTTTTCCATGGAAG GACGATTTGGGCACAGGCGAAAGCATCGTTTTCGGATAAGTTTGGTGATGTTCATACAAGGATAATGAAGAAGAATTATGCAGTAGTGCCTCAATGGTGGTTTTATACAATATTGATAATAGTAATTGGATTTGCAATGCTTGCTTGTGAAGGGTTTAATAGGCAATTGCAGCTTCCATATTGGGGTGTTCTGCTAGCTATTAGTTTGGCTTTCTTTTTTACACTTCCAATTGGTGTTATCCAAGCAACTACAAATCAG CAACCAGGATTGAATGTTATAACAGAGCTTATAATTGGGTACATGTATCCGGGAAGACCACTAGCAAATGTGACATTTAAGACATATGGTTACATTAGCATGTCACAAGCTATTATGTTCCTTTCTGACTTCAAGTTGGGTCATTATATGAAAATTCCACCCAAGTCCATGTTCGTCGTTCAG TTGGTGGGCACAGTAATAGCATCAACAACCTACTTCGGAACAGCATGGTGGCTCCTACATTCAGTCGAAAACATCTGCGATCGGAAAAAGTTACCTCACGGAAGTCCCTGGACTTGTCCCGGAGATCGAGTTTTCTACAACGCATCTGTAATTTGGGGAGTAGTTGGCCCATTAAGAATGTTCGGCAGCCTCGGTTTATATTCTAAGATGAACTATTTCTTCCTTATCGGATTTCTAGCACCGTTTGTAGTCTGGATATTTTCTCGCATATTCCCGGAAAAGAAGTGGATAAAGCTGATCAACATTCCGGTGATATTAAGCGGCACAGGTGCAATGCCTCCGGCAAGATCAGTGAATTATATAAGTTGGTTTGCAGTAGCACTATTCTTCAACTTTGTGGTTTATCATAGATACAGGAAATGGTGGGTAAGgcataattatatattatcgGCAGGGTTAGATGCAGGAGTTGCATTTATGGCGATTCTATGCTATTTTGCGTTACAGTATCAGAATATACTTGGACCTGAATGGTGGGGTTTGGATTTGGATGATCATTGTCCTCTTGCTTCTTGTCCTACTGCTCCTGGTGTTGTAGCTGATGGGTGTCCTCTTCTtcaatga